In the Streptomyces sp. NBC_00193 genome, CGTCCTCGTCGCCGCGCCGACCGGCTCGGGCAAGACCATCGTCGGCGAGTTCGCCGTGCACCTGGCCCTCCAGCAGGGCCGCAAGTGCTTCTACACCACGCCCATCAAGGCCCTGTCGAACCAGAAGTACGCCGACCTCGCCAAGCGCTACGGCGCCGACAAGGTCGGCCTGCTCACCGGCGACAACAGTGTCAACGCCGATGCTCCGGTGGTCGTCATGACCACCGAGGTGCTCCGCAACATGCTGTACGCGGGCTCGCAGGCGCTGAACGGTCTGGGTCACGTGGTGATGGACGAGGTGCACTACCTCTCCGACCGGTTCCGCGGAGCCGTCTGGGAGGAAGTCATCATCCACCTCCCCGAGTCGGTGACCCTGGTCTCGCTGTCCGCCACCGTCTCCAACGCCGAGGAGTTCGGCGACTGGCTCGACACCGTGCGCGGCGACACCCAGGTGATCGTTTCCGAGGAGCGGCCCGTACCGCTGTGGCAGCACGTCATGGCCGGCCGGCGGATCTACGACCTCTTCGAGGAGGGGTCCGACCACGGAGGCCGCGGCTCCGCGCGCCGCGAGGTCAACCCCGACCTGCTGCGGATGGCGCGCGAGGAGAACAGCAGCCGGTACAACCCGAAGGACCGGCGGCGCGGAAAGATGGTCCGCGAGGCCGACCGCGAGCGCGAGCGGCGCTCCCGCGGCCGGATCTGGACCCCTTCGCGGCCCGAGGTCATCGCCCGGCTGGACGGCGACGGGCTGCTGCCCGCCATCAACTTCATCTTCAGCCGGGCCGGATGCGAGGCCGCCGTCCAGCAGTGCCTGTACGCGGGGCTGCGGCTCAACGACGACACCGCGCGGCTCAAGGTGCGCGAGATCGTGGAGGAGCGGACCGCCTCCATCCCCACCGAGGACCTGCACGTCCTGGGGTACTACGAATGGCTCGAAGGGCTGGAGCGGGGCATCGCCGCGCACCACGCGGGCATGCTGCCCACCTTCAAGGAAGTCGTCGAGGAGCTGTTCGTACGGGGTCTGGTGAAGGCCGTGTTCGCCACGGAGACCCTGGCGCTGGGCATCAACATGCCGGCGCGCACGGTCATCCTGGAGAAGCTCGTCAAGTGGAACGGCGAGCAGCACGCGGACATCACCCCGGGCGAGTACACGCAGCTCACCGGCCGGGCCGGGCGGCGCGGCATCGACGTCGAGGGCCACGCGGTGGTGCTGTGGCAGCGGGGCATGGACCCGGCGGGCCTGGCCGGGCTGGCGGGTACCCGTACGTATCCGCTGCGCTCCAGCTTCAAGCCCTCGTACAACATGGCCGTCAACCTGGTCCAGCAGTTCGGGCGGCACCGGTCGCGCGAGCTGCTGGAGACCTCCTTCGCGCAGTTCCAGGCCGACCGCTCGGTCGTCGGGATCTCCCGGCAGGTGCAGCGCAACGAGGAGGGCCTGGACGGTTACCGGGAGGGCATGACCTGCCACCTCGGGAACTTCGAGGAGTACGCGCGGCTGCGCCGCGACCTCAAGGACCGCGAGAACGACCTGGCCAAGCAGGGCGCGGCCCAGCGGCGGGCGCAGGCGGCCACCTCGCTGGAGAAGCTCAAGCCGGGCGACATCATCCACGTGCCGACGGGCAAGTTCGCCGGGCTGGCGCTGGTGCTGGATCCGGGGGTGCCGGCCGGGCGTTCCAACGGGCACCGCGGGCACGAGTACACCGAGGGTCCGCGCCCGCTGGTGCTCACCGTGGAGCGGCAGGTCAAGCGGCTCGCCGGGATCGACTTCCCGGTCCCGGTCGAGGCCATCGAGCGGATGCGGATCCCCAAGACGTTCAACGCCCGTTCCCCGCAGTCCCGTAGGGACCTGGCGTCCCAGCTGCGGAGCAAGGCCGGGCACATCACGGTGGAGCGGCACCGGGGCGGGCGGGCGGCGGCGGCCGACGACCGGGAGATCACGAGGCTGCGCACCGCGCTGCGGGCGCACCCGTGTCACGGCTGCGACGAGCGCGAGGACCACGCCCGTTGGGCGGAGCGCTACCACCGGCTGCAGCGGGACACGCGGCAGCTGGAGCAGCGCATCGAGGGCCGGACGAACACCATCGCCCGCACCTTCGACCGGATCCACGCACTGCTGACGGATCTGGACTACCTGCGCGAGGACGAGGTGACCCCGCACGGGCGGCGGCTCGCGCGGCTCTACGGAGAGCTCGACCTGCTGGCGTCGGAATGCCTGCGGGCCGGTGTCTGGGAGGGGCTGAGCCCGGCCGAACTGGCCGCCTGCATCTCGGCGCTGGTCTTCGAGGCGCGGCAGTCGGACGACGCGGTGGCGCCGAAGGTGCCGGGCGGCGCGGCGAAGGCCGCGCTCGGCGAGATGGTCCACATCTGGGGCCGGCTCGACGCGCTGGAGGAGGAGCACGGCATCAACCAGGCGGAGGGCGTGGGCCAGCGCGAGCCGGACCTCGGCTTCGCGTGGGCGGTGTACCAGTGGGCCTCCGACAAGAGCCTGGACGAGGTGCTGCGCGAGGCGGAGATGCCGGCCGGTGACTTCGTGCGCTGGTGCAAGCAGGTCATCGACGTGCTGGGGCAGGTGGCCGCCGCGGCGCCCTCCTCCTCCGCTTCCTCTCCCGAGGGAGGCAGCACGGTGGCCCGCAACGCCCGCAAGGCGGTGGACGCGCTGCTGCGCGGTGTGGTGGCCTACAGTTCGGTGGGCTAACCGGATTTGTAGCTTCCTCCAGAAGTGGTCATGGCCAGATCTCACCTCTTGCCATGATCGCTTCGGCGTGTCCCGTGAGAAAATCGGATCATGACTGGGGGAACGGACGAAGGGCCGAGACGGGTCGGTCGGCCGCGCGCCGATCAGCTGAGACCGGCGAGCGGGCGGCCGCCGCGCGAGGAACTCCTCTACGCGGCGGCCGAGTTGTTCACGGTCAAGGGGTACGCGGCCACCACCACGCGGGCGGTGGCCGAACGGGCCGGAATGCGCCAGGCCACGATGTACCACTACTTCGGCGGCAAGGAGGAACTCCTCGCCGAACTCCTGGAGTCCACGGTCGCACCCTCCCTGGAGCTGGCCCGCCGGCTGGCCCGGGACGCGGAGCGGCCCGCCGGGCGCCGGCTCTGGGAGCTGTGCCGCTCGGACGTGATGCTGCTGTGCGGGGGGCCGTACAACCTGGGCGCGCTCTACCTGTTGCCGGAGGTCGCCGGTGCCCGCTTCGCCCGCTTCCGCCGGATGCGACAGGAACTCAAGGACATCTACCGGGAGTTGCTCGACGGTACGGGCGTCGGAGCCGAACTCGCCGGTGACCGGGCCGGGCTGGTGCTCCGCAACGACCTCGTCTTCGGCCTCATCGAAGGCGTCATGCTGATCCACCGCGCCGATCCGGGGCGCCCGGTGGCCGCCTTCGCGGAGGCCACCGCCGACGCAGCCCTGCGGATCGCCGGCGTCGACCACTAGGGGGCTCCGTCTCCTCGGGCCCGCCTCCTAGGTGCGGTCCTCGGACCCCGCTTCCCAGCCGGGCCGGTCCTCCCAGGCCCGCAGGGTGCGGGCGCTCTCGATGCGGTGCGCGATCCCGGTGACGGGATCGGTGAACTCCAGGGTGCGGGCCAGGAGCTGGAGCGGACGCCGGTAGTCGTCGGGCGCCGGATCGCGGACCACCGGATAGACCGGGTCGCCCAGGATCGGCAGGCCCAGGCTGTTCATGTGCACCCGCAGCTGGTGGGTGCGCCCGGTGTGCGGGGTCAGCCGGTAGCGCCCGGTGTCCCCCCGGACCGCGAGGAGTTCGGCCAGGGTCTCCGCATTGGGCTCGGCGCCCGCCACCTCCGTCGCCGCCATCACCCCGCGGACCTTCTCGATGTGGCTGCGCAGGGTCCGGGGGAACTCCACCGCCGGGTCGTGGGGCGCGAGCGCCTCGTACTCCTTACGGATCCGCCGCTCCTGGAACATCAGCTGGTAGGCGCCCCGGTCCTCGGGCCGGATGCTGAACAGCACCAGCCCGGCGGTCATCCGGTCCAGCCGGTGCGCGGGGCTCAGCGCGGGCAGGCCGAGCTCCACCCGGAGCCGGGCCAGGGCCGTCTGGAAGACGTGGCTGCCGCGCGGGGTGGTGGCCAGGAAGTGCGGCTTGTCGGCCACCAGCAGGTGCTCGTCGCGGTAGACGACCCCGATGGGGAAGGGCACCACGGGCTCGGGCGGCATGTCCCGGTGGAACCAGAGGAAGCCGCCGGGCTCGTACGGGTCCTGCGGCCGCAGCACCCGGCCGCCGACGCCCAGCACCCGCCCGTCCCGCAGCAGGCGGGCCATGGACTCGGCGCCGCGCGTGCCCTCGTAGCGTGCCGCGAGGTACGAGCCGAGGTCCGGCCAGGTCCCGTCCGGGTCGGGGGGCAGCCGCATGCGGACCGGGTCGATGCCGGAGACCTGGGGCAGGGGTGCGTCGGGGATGTGGGATCTGCGCTTCACCGGGTACAGGCTATGCGGCCGGGCCCGGCACGATCCGAAAGGGGACGCTCTAGCCGCCGGTGAAGGTCCCCAGGTGGTCGGCGTCCAGGTACTCGATGCGGACCGTGCGGTCGGCGGGGGAGAAGAACACCCCGGTGCGGCCGACGGCGTTCTCGCCGGCGGTCTCGAAGCTGAAGGTGTTCCCGTCGTAGTGGGTGAGGGGGAAGACCATCGGCTCCGGACCGAGGGACAGGGTCAGCTTGCCCCGGCTCGTGGCCGCCACGGTCGCCTTGCCGTAGTAGGGGTTCTCGTAGGTGCCGGTGTACGCGGAGTCCTCACCGGCCGGCTTCGCGCCGGTGGGCGGGTGGGCGTAGTCGGTGGGGGAGCGGCCCTCCGCGTTGATCTGCGCGTAGAGGGCGCCCGTCAGGGCCAGCCAGTCGGTGGTGGCCTTCCCGTGTTCGGCGGTGTCGAAGAAGTCGGCCGCGACGGCGTCGGGGAGGCCGACGGGGGCGCCGTTGGTGAGCACGACGATGCCGAGCTTCTCCAGCGGGAGCATGGCGACGCTGGTGTTGGCGCCGAGCTCGAAGGCGCCGGAGTGGCTCAGGCGCAGGCGGCCCGCGTCGTCGTAGCCGACGTTCCAGCCCAGCCCGTAGAAGCCGGTGCGGGCGGTGGGGGAGGCGGGCGGCTGCGACACGATCTCGGGGAGGTGGGTGCGGGCGAGGGTGTCGGCGGGGATGATCCGCTTGCCGTCGAGGGTGCCGCCGGAGAGCTGGAGCCGCAGCCAGCGGGACATGTCGCGGGCGGTGCTGCTCACCCCGCCGGCCGGGGCCTGGGCATCGGGGTCGCGGACGAAGCGGGGGCTCCAGGTGCCGTCCGGATTCTTCACGTGGGTGGCGGCGTGGTCGGGGGCGTCGACGAAGGCCCGGAACTCGGTGCTGGTGTGCGCCATGCCGGCGGGCTTGAAGAGGGTGTCGGCGCTGAGCTTCTGCCAGGTGGTGCCATGGGAGCGGGCGATCGCCTCGGCTCCGGCGGTGAACCCGAAGTTGGTGTAGGCGTAGCTCGCGCGGAAGGGGGACAGGGGCGCCAGGCGCAGGTGGTCGAGGATGTACGCCTGGTCGTAGCCGAGGTCTTCGAGGAGGTCGCCGGCGTGGTCGGGCAGGCCGCTGCGGTGGGAGAGCAGGTCGGCTGTGGTGACGTGGGAGGTCACCCACGGGTCCTTGAGGGCGAAGCCGGGCAGCTCCGTGTGCCGGTCGAACTCGGCGGGGTCCTTGAGGACCCCGGCGACGACGGTGGAGGAGATCGGCTTGGAGAGCGAGGCGACCTGGAAGACGGTGTCGGGGTTCACCGTGGCCGGGTCGCCGACGCGGCGCAGACCGAAGCCCTTGAGGTAGACGACCTTGTCGTCGTGGACGACGGCGACGGAGACGCCCGGGACCCCGGTGCGGCGCATCATCTCGGCGACGGTGGCGTCCAGGCGCCGCACGGCCGTGTCGACTTGGGCGTCGGTGAGCTGGGCGGTGGGCGCGGGCGGCGGGCTCGGCGCGGCGGTCGCGGTCCCGGCCGTGGCCAGGAGGGCGGCTGCTCCGGCTGCCGTGAATGCGCGGAGCGTACGCATGGGGCCATTGTGCCGCTGAACGGGTGCGGGCGCCTTGCGTGGGCCGCCTGGCGGCGGCCGGGGTCCGGTGGCCGGGGTCCGGTGGCCGGGCCGCCCCGTGCCCCGGAGGCCGGTCCTGGACCCGGTGGACGCCCGCCGCGGGGTGCCCGTGCGGGCGAGGTGGGCTCGTCCCCTACCCGCCCTTCCACCGTTCCCCGGGCTCCGCCCGGACCCGTACGCGCGCTGCGCGCCCGTGCCCTCAAACGCCGGGCGGGCTGGTTTTGCCGCTGCGCGGCACAATCCAGCCCCGTCGGCGTTTGAGGGCACGGGGCCCGGGGCGGGGTAGGGGACGGCCCCGCAGGGTTGCGTCGCGCCGGGGTGATGCGCGCAGCGCCCACTTCAGGGGACCAGGGTCCCGTGGTGGGTCAGGACGCGGCGGAGGCCAGGGTGCGTTCCTGCTCGGCTTCGACTTCCGCGTTCCAGTCCCGCTTGATCGCGCGCCAGCCCTCGTCCGTCTGGCCCAGCCGCCAGTAGCCGGAGATCGACAGGCGTTCGCGCGGGATGCCGCGCTCGATGCGCAGGTGGTGGCGCAGGGATCTGACGAAGCCGGCCTCGCCGTGCACGAAGGCGTGGACGTCGGCGGAGGGGAAGGCCAGGGCCTGGACGGCCTCGGTCAGCGCCTCCCCGATCGGGCGGGACCCGCGGTGGATCCAGACCGGGACGACGCCGTCGGGAGTGGCGATCCTCTGCTCGTCGTCCGGGCCCTCGACCTCCACGAGCGCGTGGACCCGCGCCCCGGCGGGCATCCGCTCCATCGCCGCGCCGATGGCCGGCAGGGCGCTCTCGTCGCCGACCAGGAGGTGCCAGCCCGCGGCCGGGTCCGGGGCGTAGGCCCCGCCCGGGCCGAGGAAGCGTACGAGTTCGCCCGGCTGGACGCGGGCGGCCCAGGGGCCGGCCAGTCCTTCGTCGCCGTGGACGACGAAGTCGAGGGTCAGTTCCAGGTGGGCCGGGTCCCAGGCGCGCACCGTGTACGCGCGCTGGCGCGGCCACTCCTCGCGGGGGTGGTCCGCCCGGATCCGGTCCAGGTCCCAGGGGGTGGTGTACGTGACGCCGTCGGGTGCGAAGAGCAGTTTCACGTAGTGGTCGGTGTACGTGCCCGCACCGAATCCGGCCAGCCCCGCACCGCCCAACACGATCCGCACCATGTGCGGGCTCAACCGCTCGGTCCGCACGACGACTGCGGTGCCGACCTTGCGGGCGCGTCCTTCTGCCACGACGTCTCCCTGACTTTCCGACCCTGACTCCGTGAAGCTTAGGATTACCTAAGTTAGCACCTCAGGGGCGGAGTGCGCTGCCCAGGCGTTCAACGGCTCCACTCAGGCCCCACCGGTGCGCGAGAGCAGCCACCAGATCCGGCTGGGCCGGGGCGGCCGGAAGCGCCGGGTCGAACGGCGGAAGCGGAACGTCCGAGGCGACCTGGACCACCTTGGGGGCCACGGCCAGATAAGGCCGCGACTCGTCCAGCCGCTTGCGCTGGGTGGGGGTCAGCTTCGACTTCGGGTCCTCGATCGCCGCGATGATTCCGGCCAGGTTCCCGTAGGCGTCCAACAGCTTCGCCGCCGTCTTCTCGCCGATGCCGGGGACGCCCGGCAGGCCGTCGCTCGGGTCGCCGCGCAGCAGCGCGAGATCGGCGTATCCGGGGCCGTCCACCCCGTACTTCTCGCGGAGCCACGCCTCGTCGGTCACCTGGAGGGTGCCCACGCCCTTCAGCGGGTACAGGACCCGGCGCTGCTTCGCGTCGTCGACCAGCTGGTACAGGTCCCGGTCGCCCGTGACGATGTCCACCGGGCCGGTCGCCCGGCCGGTCAGGGTGCCGATCACGTCGTCGGCCTCGTACCCGGCGACCCCCACCCGGGCGATGCCGAAGGCGTCCAGGGCCGCCTCGATGATCGGGACCTGCGGGGCCAGGGTGTCCGGGGTCTCCTCCACGTCCGGGCCGCTTTCCGTCTCCTGCGCGACCCGGTGGGCCTTGTAGGAGGGGATCAGCTCCACCCGCCAGTGGGGCCGCCAGTCGGCGTCCATGCAGGCCACCAGGTCGTCGGGCCGGTGGTCCTGCACGAGGCGGCCGATGAAGTCGAGCAGTCCGCGGACGGCGTTGACCGGAGTGCCGTCGGGGGCCTTCACGGAGTCCGGCACGCCGAAGTACGCGCGGTAGTAGAGGGAAGCGGTGTCCAGGAGCATCAGGCGTCGTGTCGTCGTCACGGTCACGATGATGCACTGAGGGCAAACGGAAAGTGGCGCAGGTACGGCCTCCTCTGCCCGTGAGCGCGAAACCGGGGCCGGTTGCTGCGTAAGGTGCTTACAGCACACCGATGCGCGATGTGCGAGGGACCGGACCGAACGGAACAAGGCCGGACCAACCGAAACAAGGGGAGGGCAGCCCCGCCATGGACGACAGGGACGGCACCGACGGCAAGCACGGCACCAGCGCGACGACCGGCGCGGACGACAAGGAGCGGGACCGGGACAAGGACTCCAAGGAACCGCTCCGGGTGGGTGTGGCCGTGCGCAAGAGACGCCGGGCCCTGCACCTGACCCTCGCCGCGGTGTCCGCGCGCAGCGGACTGTCGGTCCCCTTCCTGAGCCAGATAGAGAACGAGCGGGCCCGGCCCAGCATGCGGTCCCTCGAACGGGTCGCCGACGCGCTGGAGACCACGGCCGTCGACCTGCTGGCCGCCTCCGACACCGCGCGCACCGTGGACCTCGTACGGGCCGGCGACGATTCCGCGCTGACCCCCGTCCCGGGCGTACGGCCCCTCGTGCGCGGGCACCATCAGTTGCACGCCCTGGAGTTCACCGGGGACCAGGACGCGGGCCGCGAGTACCAGCACCGCAACGACGAGCTGATGTACGTGGTCTCGGGCGCCTGCCAGGTGGAGGCCGAGGGGCGGGCGTACCGGCTGGAGAACGGCGACGCGCTGTTCCTGTCCGGCGGGGTGCGCCACCGCTGGCGGGCCGTCACGGAGGACACCCGGATCCTGATCGTCGCGGTCGGCGAACACATCCACGCGACCTCCGAGCCGCCCTCGCCGGGACACTGACCGGATGCGGGTCGTTTCGCTGGTGCCGTCCCTGACCGAGGCGGTGGCCGTGAGCGCGCCCGGGGTGCTGGTCGGGGTGACCGACTGGTGCACGCACCCGGTCGCGCTGGGGGACGTGGCGCGCATCGGGGGGACGAAGAACCCCGACGTACGGGCGATCGCGGAGCTGTGCCCGGATCTGGTCCTCGCCAACGAGGAGGAGAACCGGGCTCCGGACCTGGCGGCGCTGCGGGAGGCCGGGCTGGAGGTCCTGGTCACCGAGGTACGGGACCTCCCGCAGGCGTTCACCGAGTTGGACCGGGTGCTGGTGGGGGCCATGGGGCTGGAGCGGCCCCGGTGGCTGGCGGAAGCGGAGGCCGCCTGGGCCCGCGCGGAGCCTGCCGGAGAGCCGCGGACGGCCTTCGTGCCGGTCTGGCGCCGGCCCTGGATGGTGCTGGGCCGCGACACCTTCGCGGGGGACCTGCTGGCCCGCCTCGGGGTGCGCAACGCCTACGCCGGGCACCCGGAGCGCTACCCGAGGATCCCGGCGGCCGAGCTGGCCGCCGCCGGCTGCGAGCTCGTGGTGTTCCCGGACGAGCCGTACCGCTTCACGCCCGGGGACGGGCCCGAGGCCTTCCCCGGCATCCCGGCCGCGTTCGTCGACGGCCGCCACCTGACCTGGTACGGACCCTCGCTGGCCGGTGCCCCGGAGGTGCTGGGGGCGGCCCTGCGGGCCTCGCTCCTCTAGCGGGGCGCGGCCAGCAGGCGGCCGGTGGCCAGGCCGCGCAGGGTGTTCGCCGCGGCCAGGAGCCAGGCGGTCAGCAGGGCCAGGAAGAGGGCCGCGGCCAGCCAGGAGAAGGCGGAGAGGCCGGTGTGCCGGGCCAGTCCGGCGGCGCCGGTGACGCAGGTGCCGACGGGGAAGGTCAGCGCCCACCAGGTCATGGCGAACCCCATGCCGTCCCGGGCGGCCCGCACCAGCATCGCCGCGGCCAGCGCCAGCCACAGCAGGGCGAATCCCATCACGGGGACCCCGTAGACGACCGCGAAGGCGGAGAAGGCGCCGGAGTAGGGGCCGGGCATCGATCGGGGGGCCATGTCCGCGAGGGAGTTCACGGCGGTGGTGGACTGGCCGAGGGGGCCCAGGACCAGGAACAGGGTCGGGGTGAGGGCCAGGGGGAGGGGGCCGCTGACGATCAGCCGGCCGAAGATCAGGGGGAGCAGCAGCAGGGTGGCGAGCAGGCTGAGGCCGAACATCGCGTAGCAGCCGAGCAGCATGGCCTCGCGGGCCTGGCCGGCGGGGAGATGGGGGATGAGCAGGGGGCCGAGCGCGGCGGAGACCATGGGCGCGACCACCGGGAGCAGCCAGACGGGGGTGGCCTGGTGGGCCTCGACCTTGTGGCGCACCACCATCAGGTAGGGGACGGCCACGGCCGCGAGGAGGCCTGTCGCGGTGCCCGCGGTGAACAGGACCGTGTCCACGGCGATGGCGGCGGGGAGGCCGATGAGGTCCTTGCCGACGATGAGCGCACCGCCGCCGACGGCCAGCAGGGCCATCGAGAGGCAGCCGTAGAAGGGGGCCACGGCGGGGTCCAGGAGGTGGGCGCGGGCCTGGTCGCGGTGGTGGAGCCAGTGGCCGGCCCGGGCGGTCAGCAGGACCGCGAGGGCGGTGGCGGCCAGCACCCAGAAGATCTGGCAGACCACGCGCTGGCCGGGGAGCTGGTACGGGAGGGTCGCGCCGGCATTGGCGATGATCGCCGTGCCCATGACGGAGGCGTACCAGTTGGGGCCGAGGTGCCGCAGGGAGGGGGCCTTGTGGGCCGCTGCGGTGCGGAGGGTCCCGGGGGTGGTGGGGCGGGGTCGTACGAGCGTGGTGGCCATGGGTCCAGCGTCCCGCCGGGCGGGGCCGGACGGCAGAGGGGATCTTCCTATGAGGGCATAAACTGCAGTTATGGGTAATGGGCACGGTAATGAGGAGTGGGTCGAGGGGCAGGTTCCCCTGGCGCACCGGGTCCCGGACCTGGGGGCCATGGAGCTGCTGCTCGCGGTCGCGCGCGTGGGCAGTCTGAGCGCCGCCGCGCGACGGCTCGGGATCACCCAGCCCGCCGCCAGCAGCCGGATCCGGGCGATGGAGACCCGGCTCGGGGTCGCGCTCGTGGACCGCTCCCCGCGCGGGTCGACGCTGACCGCGGAGGGTGCGCTGGTCACGGACTGGGCCCGGCGGGTGGTGGAGGCGGCCGAGGCCTTCGACGCGGGCGCGCAGGCGCTGCGGGGCCGCCGCGACTCCCGGCTGCGGGTCGCCGCCAGCATGACCATCGCGGAGTACCTGCTGCCCGGCTGGCTGATCGCCCTGCGCGGGCAGCGGCCGGACACGGCGGTGTCGCTGCACGCGGGGAACTCGGCGGTGGTGGCGGAACGGGTGCTCGCGCACGAGGCGGACCTCGGCTTCGTGGAAGGGCTGAGCGTGCCGGAGGGGCTGGACTCGGTGGTCATCGCGCAGGACCGCCTCGTGGTGGCGGTGGCCCCCGGGCACCCCTGGGCCCGGCGCACCCGCGGGGTGGAGCCGGCGGAGCTCGCGGCGACGCCGCTGATCCTGCGGGAGCGGGGGTCGGGGACCCGGCAGGTCCTGGACGCGGCGCTGGCCGGGTGCGGGGGGCTGGCGGAACCGCTGCTGGAGCTGGCCTCCACCACCGCGGTGAAGGCGGCGGCGGTGAGCGGGGCCGGGCCGTGCGTGCTGTCGGAACTGGCGGTCGGGGACGAGATGGCGGGGCGGCGGCTGGTGTCCGTGCCGGTGCTCGGGGCGGGGCTGGAGCGGGAACTCCGGGCGGTCTGGCCCGCAGGAGCCCGCCCGGCGGGTCCCGCACGGGACCTCCTGGCGCTGACCCGCCGCTGAGGCCCCTGGGGCTCCGCCCCAGACCCCGGTCCTCAAGCGCCGGACGGCTGAAAGGGCGCGCCGGGCGGCCCGCAGGGGAAGGGTGCGCCCCGGTCAGGTGCCCGGTGGGGTGGAGGCTGCTGTGATCAGGGCTGACATGACGCGGGTGTCCTTGTCCAGTTCCGGGTGCCATTGGACGCCCAGGGTCCAGGGGGCGTCGGGGAGTTCGATGGACTCCACCGTGCCGTCGGCGGCGTGGGAGGAGGCGATCAGGCCCCGGCCCAGGCGGTCGACGGCCTGGTGGTGGTAGGTCGGGACCTCCGACTCCTCCGGGACCAGGGCCGCGTAGAGCGTGCCGGGGACCGGGCGGACCGGGTGCCAGGAGACCACGCCGGGGCTCAGCACGTGGCCGTCGATGTGCTGGATCAGGGTGCCGCCCAGGGCCACGTTCAGCGCCTGCATGCCACGGCAGATGCCGAGCAGGGGCGTACCGGAGGCCAGCGCCTGTGTGATGAGCGCGAGCTCCCACGCGTCGCGGACGGTGGCCGCCGGTCCGGTGCGGGGATCGCGCGGAGCCCCGTACCGGACCGGGTCCACGTCCGGGCCGCCCGCGACGACCAGGCCGTCCAGCCGGGTCAGCACCTCCGCCGCCGCCTCCGGTTCGTCCGGCGGGAGCAGGACGGCGGTGCCGCCCGAGGCCTGGACGAGCTCGTAGTACCCGGTGGGGACGAGGGCGGTGGGGACGTCCCACACCCCGTAACGGGTGGACTTCTCGACGTAGGTGCTGATGCCGATGAGCGGCCTGGGCAAGGGAGTACCTCCGGGAGGAGCGAGAGGGGCTGGAGG is a window encoding:
- a CDS encoding helical backbone metal receptor, with translation MRVVSLVPSLTEAVAVSAPGVLVGVTDWCTHPVALGDVARIGGTKNPDVRAIAELCPDLVLANEEENRAPDLAALREAGLEVLVTEVRDLPQAFTELDRVLVGAMGLERPRWLAEAEAAWARAEPAGEPRTAFVPVWRRPWMVLGRDTFAGDLLARLGVRNAYAGHPERYPRIPAAELAAAGCELVVFPDEPYRFTPGDGPEAFPGIPAAFVDGRHLTWYGPSLAGAPEVLGAALRASLL
- a CDS encoding TDT family transporter, producing the protein MATTLVRPRPTTPGTLRTAAAHKAPSLRHLGPNWYASVMGTAIIANAGATLPYQLPGQRVVCQIFWVLAATALAVLLTARAGHWLHHRDQARAHLLDPAVAPFYGCLSMALLAVGGGALIVGKDLIGLPAAIAVDTVLFTAGTATGLLAAVAVPYLMVVRHKVEAHQATPVWLLPVVAPMVSAALGPLLIPHLPAGQAREAMLLGCYAMFGLSLLATLLLLPLIFGRLIVSGPLPLALTPTLFLVLGPLGQSTTAVNSLADMAPRSMPGPYSGAFSAFAVVYGVPVMGFALLWLALAAAMLVRAARDGMGFAMTWWALTFPVGTCVTGAAGLARHTGLSAFSWLAAALFLALLTAWLLAAANTLRGLATGRLLAAPR
- a CDS encoding LysR family transcriptional regulator; amino-acid sequence: MGNGHGNEEWVEGQVPLAHRVPDLGAMELLLAVARVGSLSAAARRLGITQPAASSRIRAMETRLGVALVDRSPRGSTLTAEGALVTDWARRVVEAAEAFDAGAQALRGRRDSRLRVAASMTIAEYLLPGWLIALRGQRPDTAVSLHAGNSAVVAERVLAHEADLGFVEGLSVPEGLDSVVIAQDRLVVAVAPGHPWARRTRGVEPAELAATPLILRERGSGTRQVLDAALAGCGGLAEPLLELASTTAVKAAAVSGAGPCVLSELAVGDEMAGRRLVSVPVLGAGLERELRAVWPAGARPAGPARDLLALTRR
- a CDS encoding gamma-glutamyl-gamma-aminobutyrate hydrolase family protein — its product is MPRPLIGISTYVEKSTRYGVWDVPTALVPTGYYELVQASGGTAVLLPPDEPEAAAEVLTRLDGLVVAGGPDVDPVRYGAPRDPRTGPAATVRDAWELALITQALASGTPLLGICRGMQALNVALGGTLIQHIDGHVLSPGVVSWHPVRPVPGTLYAALVPEESEVPTYHHQAVDRLGRGLIASSHAADGTVESIELPDAPWTLGVQWHPELDKDTRVMSALITAASTPPGT